One window of Deltaproteobacteria bacterium genomic DNA carries:
- a CDS encoding XRE family transcriptional regulator: MSKPYSILRNKMKPASRKKAAEKTRALLEAMPLQELRHARNLSQEQLAQTLSVKQAAVSKLEKRTDMYISTLRNFIKAMGGDLEIIAKFPDGSIQISQFEDIDAKVERRGSPSSG, translated from the coding sequence ATGAGCAAACCTTACTCTATCCTTAGAAACAAAATGAAACCCGCATCCAGGAAAAAAGCGGCGGAAAAGACCAGGGCGTTACTGGAAGCCATGCCTTTACAGGAGTTGCGTCATGCCAGGAATTTAAGTCAGGAACAGCTGGCGCAAACATTGTCTGTTAAGCAGGCAGCGGTATCGAAGCTTGAAAAGCGGACGGACATGTACATCAGCACCTTAAGAAATTTTATCAAGGCCATGGGAGGCGATCTGGAAATTATCGCCAAATTTCCTGACGGATCGATCCAAATCAGTCAGTTTGAAGACATTGACGCCAAGGTGGAAAGAAGAGGTTCCCCGAGTTCCGGTTAG